Proteins from a genomic interval of Luteibacter pinisoli:
- a CDS encoding alpha-L-fucosidase has product MNRREFGKVLALAGAVGSGLWPVKQAFAQAPKTSRGVAVDPAKLRDLQQGFLDLRFGMFIHLNMATFEEREWGDPMLSPKLFNPKHLDPAQWAKAAKSAGMGYACLTTKHHDGFCLWPTKTGSANVMQSSYPHDVVRAYVDAFRKAGLKVCLYFSILDLRQDIRARTVTPAKIALIKAQITELLTNYGPLTALILDGWNASWSRISYAELPYREIYDLVKSLQPDCLLTDHNAGSYPGTALYYTDIKQYEQHAGQKIPPNSPVPSQSGTTLQSDWFWKTTYPTAELAAAKTIVDDWLVPFNANHCNLILNVAPNRDGRFDDNAVARLAEIGRLWKPEGKVAAIEPQVTITTPDLASGKPAWASASDEAVGPDLAFDDNFRTYWLADRGKDEGWIEVRFDAPVAFNTVLVVEPVHDTDYGASSRITAYKVQVEQGGAWVDLAAGGTPAAYQFHEFPRTTASRVRLWVKGRQPGITEFGLYDEPRL; this is encoded by the coding sequence TTGAATCGTCGGGAATTCGGGAAGGTGCTGGCGCTGGCCGGTGCGGTGGGGAGCGGCCTGTGGCCGGTGAAGCAGGCGTTTGCGCAGGCACCGAAGACGTCGCGCGGCGTGGCCGTCGACCCGGCGAAGCTGCGCGATCTGCAGCAGGGCTTCCTCGACCTGCGCTTCGGCATGTTCATCCATCTCAACATGGCCACGTTCGAAGAGCGCGAGTGGGGCGACCCGATGCTCTCGCCCAAACTGTTCAATCCGAAACACCTGGATCCCGCGCAGTGGGCGAAGGCGGCGAAGTCCGCGGGCATGGGTTACGCCTGCCTCACCACCAAGCACCACGACGGCTTCTGCCTGTGGCCGACGAAGACCGGCAGCGCGAACGTCATGCAGTCGTCCTACCCGCACGACGTGGTGCGCGCGTACGTGGATGCGTTCCGCAAGGCCGGCCTCAAGGTCTGCCTGTACTTCTCCATCCTCGACCTGCGCCAGGACATCCGCGCGCGCACCGTGACGCCGGCAAAGATCGCGCTGATCAAGGCGCAGATCACCGAACTGCTGACGAATTACGGCCCGCTCACGGCCCTGATCCTCGATGGCTGGAACGCCTCGTGGTCGCGCATCTCGTACGCGGAACTCCCGTATCGCGAGATCTACGACCTGGTGAAATCGCTCCAGCCCGATTGCCTGCTGACGGACCACAACGCGGGCAGCTATCCCGGCACCGCGCTGTACTACACCGACATCAAGCAGTACGAGCAGCACGCCGGCCAGAAGATTCCGCCGAATAGTCCGGTGCCGTCGCAGTCGGGCACCACGCTGCAGAGCGATTGGTTCTGGAAGACGACGTATCCCACGGCGGAACTGGCGGCGGCAAAAACCATCGTCGACGACTGGCTGGTGCCGTTCAACGCCAACCACTGCAACCTCATCCTCAACGTGGCGCCCAACCGCGACGGCCGTTTCGACGACAACGCCGTGGCCCGTCTGGCCGAGATCGGCCGGCTGTGGAAGCCCGAAGGCAAGGTGGCCGCGATCGAACCCCAGGTGACGATCACCACGCCCGACCTCGCCAGCGGCAAGCCCGCATGGGCGAGTGCCAGCGATGAAGCCGTGGGCCCGGATCTCGCCTTCGACGACAACTTCCGCACGTACTGGCTGGCGGATCGCGGCAAGGACGAAGGCTGGATCGAGGTGCGCTTCGATGCGCCGGTGGCGTTCAACACCGTCTTGGTGGTCGAACCCGTGCACGACACGGACTACGGCGCGAGCAGCCGAATCACCGCGTACAAGGTGCAGGTGGAGCAGGGCGGCGCATGGGTGGACCTGGCGGCCGGCGGCACGCCCGCGGCGTACCAGTTCCATGAGTTCCCACGGACTACGGCCAGCCGGGTTCGCCTGTGGGTGAAAGGCCGCCAGCCGGGCATCACGGAATTCGGCCTCTACGACGAGCCGCGCCTTTAG
- a CDS encoding LysR family transcriptional regulator: protein MDLLALADFNAVASHEGFGAASRATGRPKATLSRRVRELEDALGVRLVDRGARPFRLTEEGAVLHGETAGMLGRIEGIAADLAAGTGAPHGRLRVSVPVLFAQRGLGRLAARYVAMYPAVELEVIADDRFVDPLAEGFDVIIRANPKPTTELAGRCFLRDHYVVAASPALPRPRDGASFPAIVLPAMAQTDAWHVVDGKKRMAIVPRTVLRLSSMTMVNDAVHEGTGAAMLPASLIGGDLARGDLVSWGDVESRTIEVWALYPPQRHVAPKVSAFVQLLVDHFKDASPRHFVELGVR, encoded by the coding sequence ATGGACCTGCTCGCCCTCGCCGACTTCAATGCCGTCGCCTCGCACGAAGGCTTCGGCGCCGCCAGCCGCGCCACCGGCCGGCCCAAGGCCACGCTCTCGCGTCGCGTGCGTGAACTCGAGGACGCGCTCGGCGTCCGCCTGGTCGATCGCGGGGCGCGGCCGTTCCGGCTCACCGAGGAAGGGGCCGTATTGCACGGCGAGACCGCCGGCATGCTCGGCCGCATCGAGGGCATCGCCGCGGACCTCGCCGCCGGCACCGGTGCGCCGCATGGGCGGCTCAGGGTCAGCGTGCCGGTGCTGTTCGCCCAGCGCGGCCTCGGTCGCCTCGCGGCGCGGTATGTCGCCATGTATCCCGCGGTTGAACTGGAGGTGATCGCCGACGATCGCTTCGTCGATCCGCTCGCCGAAGGTTTCGACGTCATCATCCGCGCCAACCCGAAGCCCACGACGGAACTGGCCGGCCGCTGCTTCCTGCGCGATCATTACGTCGTCGCCGCATCGCCTGCGTTGCCACGGCCGCGCGACGGCGCATCGTTCCCCGCCATCGTGCTGCCGGCGATGGCGCAAACCGATGCCTGGCATGTCGTCGACGGAAAGAAACGCATGGCCATCGTGCCACGCACGGTGCTGCGCCTCTCGTCGATGACCATGGTCAACGATGCCGTGCATGAAGGCACCGGCGCGGCGATGCTGCCGGCATCACTCATCGGCGGCGATCTCGCGCGAGGCGACCTGGTGTCATGGGGCGACGTCGAGTCGCGCACCATCGAAGTGTGGGCGCTGTATCCACCGCAACGCCACGTCGCGCCCAAGGTGTCGGCCTTCGTGCAATTGCTGGTCGATCATTTCAAGGACGCCTCGCCGCGACACTTCGTGGAACTCGGCGTGCGTTGA
- a CDS encoding NmrA/HSCARG family protein, with translation MSILVTGATGTIGSAVIERLAAAGADVRALTRRPAEYQGPAGVRAVGGDPSDPVAMRAALAGVDTLFVLNAVSTEELNQGITLLTLARDAGIQRFVYLSVLNAETFTDVPHFTVKYTVERMIEQLDLPATVLRASYFMQNDAGLKQAAEYGVYPMALGHVGIEMVDIRDIADVAVASLLRRARATGPLPREVIEIAGPEAMTGTSAAKIWADALGRDVTYGGDDLDAAEAAIAERAPAWLAYDMRLMLSRFQRDGMRAKPAARGTLRTLLGREPRTYADFVREVTQK, from the coding sequence ATGAGCATTCTTGTCACCGGTGCCACCGGCACCATCGGTTCGGCCGTGATCGAACGCCTTGCGGCCGCCGGCGCCGACGTGCGCGCCCTCACCCGCCGCCCGGCCGAGTACCAGGGCCCCGCCGGCGTACGCGCCGTCGGCGGCGACCCCTCGGATCCCGTGGCCATGCGCGCGGCGCTGGCCGGTGTCGATACCCTCTTCGTGCTCAACGCCGTCTCCACCGAGGAGCTCAACCAGGGCATCACCCTGCTCACCCTGGCCCGCGACGCCGGTATCCAGCGCTTCGTCTACCTGTCGGTGCTCAACGCCGAGACGTTCACCGATGTGCCGCACTTCACCGTGAAGTACACCGTCGAGCGGATGATCGAGCAGCTCGACCTGCCGGCCACGGTGCTGCGTGCGTCGTACTTCATGCAGAACGATGCCGGCCTGAAGCAGGCAGCGGAGTACGGCGTGTATCCCATGGCGCTGGGCCACGTCGGCATCGAGATGGTCGACATCCGTGACATCGCCGACGTCGCCGTCGCCTCCCTGTTGCGCCGTGCCCGCGCCACGGGCCCGCTGCCACGCGAAGTCATCGAGATCGCCGGGCCGGAAGCGATGACCGGCACTTCGGCAGCGAAGATTTGGGCCGATGCGCTAGGCCGCGACGTCACCTATGGCGGTGATGACCTGGACGCGGCGGAAGCGGCGATCGCCGAGCGGGCGCCGGCCTGGCTGGCTTACGACATGCGCCTGATGCTGTCGCGGTTCCAGCGTGACGGCATGCGCGCGAAGCCGGCGGCACGCGGCACGCTACGCACCCTGCTTGGCCGCGAACCGCGCACGTACGCCGACTTCGTCCGCGAAGTCACGCAGAAGTAG
- a CDS encoding VOC family protein, producing the protein MSGAFRRITPFLWFDTQAEEAATFYTSIFPNSRIVATTHYSKEAAEASGRALGSVMTVAFELDGEPITALNGGPIFTFNEALSLVVHCEDQAAIDHYWEKLSAGGDPKAQACGWLKDRYGLSWQICPVDIEQLVQNPGSVAALMHMTKIDIAAMKAAATSA; encoded by the coding sequence GTGAGTGGCGCCTTCCGCCGCATCACCCCGTTCCTCTGGTTCGACACGCAGGCCGAGGAAGCCGCGACGTTCTACACGTCGATCTTCCCCAACTCGCGCATCGTGGCGACCACGCATTACTCGAAGGAAGCCGCCGAGGCGTCCGGTCGTGCGCTGGGCTCGGTGATGACCGTCGCCTTCGAACTGGATGGCGAGCCGATCACCGCGCTCAATGGCGGCCCGATCTTCACCTTCAACGAGGCGCTCTCGCTGGTGGTGCATTGCGAAGACCAGGCTGCCATCGATCACTACTGGGAGAAGCTTTCCGCCGGTGGCGATCCGAAGGCACAGGCGTGCGGATGGCTGAAGGACAGGTACGGCCTGTCATGGCAGATCTGTCCCGTCGACATCGAGCAGCTCGTGCAGAATCCCGGTTCCGTCGCCGCGTTGATGCACATGACGAAGATCGACATCGCCGCGATGAAGGCCGCCGCTACTTCTGCGTGA
- a CDS encoding copper resistance protein B has translation MRRWLFLLALCPLAAVAQDMQGMDMQHMDHSAMQHDMGPMTMGPMQGGKAPADARSPDWSDGVMPASMHGMAMHDMDDTAPSATLLLDRLESFAGQGGHGQSWEAEGWYGNDTDKLWFRSEGERDGSGPHDADAELFWSHAVATFWDTQLGVRSDFGDGPKRQWAAFGVQGLAPYWFELEATAYVGQGGRTAARVRAEYELRLTQRLILQPELEANADGKDDERRQRRAGLSSLEGGLRLRYEFTRAFAPYVGVAWEHLTGGTADLAAAQGRRITDRRWVAGVRLWF, from the coding sequence ATGAGGCGCTGGTTGTTTCTTCTGGCGCTGTGCCCGCTGGCCGCCGTTGCGCAGGACATGCAGGGCATGGACATGCAGCACATGGATCACTCGGCGATGCAGCACGACATGGGCCCCATGACCATGGGCCCGATGCAGGGCGGCAAGGCACCGGCCGATGCACGCAGCCCGGACTGGTCCGACGGCGTCATGCCCGCGTCCATGCATGGCATGGCGATGCACGACATGGACGACACGGCGCCCAGCGCCACGTTGCTGCTGGATCGCCTGGAGTCCTTTGCCGGACAGGGCGGCCATGGGCAGTCGTGGGAAGCCGAGGGATGGTACGGCAACGACACCGACAAGCTCTGGTTCCGCAGCGAGGGCGAGCGCGACGGCAGCGGCCCGCACGACGCGGATGCGGAGCTGTTCTGGAGCCACGCGGTGGCCACCTTCTGGGATACCCAGCTCGGTGTGCGCAGCGATTTCGGCGACGGGCCGAAGCGGCAGTGGGCGGCGTTCGGCGTGCAGGGGCTTGCCCCGTACTGGTTCGAACTCGAAGCCACGGCGTATGTAGGGCAGGGTGGCCGCACCGCGGCGCGCGTGCGCGCCGAGTACGAGCTGCGCCTTACCCAGCGGTTGATCCTGCAGCCCGAACTCGAAGCCAACGCCGACGGCAAGGACGACGAGCGCCGCCAGCGACGTGCCGGGTTGTCCTCGCTCGAAGGTGGCCTGCGCCTGCGCTACGAGTTCACCCGCGCGTTCGCACCGTACGTCGGCGTCGCGTGGGAGCACCTCACCGGCGGTACGGCTGACCTCGCTGCCGCACAGGGCCGACGCATCACCGACCGTCGCTGGGTGGCCGGTGTGCGGCTGTGGTTCTGA
- a CDS encoding copper resistance system multicopper oxidase — MHGRRLAPFDPSRRLFVQGLAVAGVGLASGAVRAFHAEASLPGMARLQGPAFQLAVREAAVDFTGRARKAVTLNGGVPGPTLRWREGDDVSIAIDNQLDTVTSLHWHGLIVPANQDGVPGLSFDGIPARSRFTYRFPAKQAGTYWYHAHSRFQEQSGLYGAIVIEPAGGKRYPAEREHVILISDWTDEDPESVYAKLRTRSDVYNYGQPTLADFLRDARSKGFRDAASMRRMWNQMRMNPTDLADVGGATYTYLVNGVTPAGNWTGDFKPGERVRLRLINGSSNSIFDLRIPGLRMQVVAADGQDIVPVDVDELRLSAAETYDVIVTPTEDRAYTVFAQSIDRSGYARATLAPRPGMRAEVPALDPRPRLTMSDMMGGGMAMAHHASTEYGPNTDMHVDMPRTNLDDPGVGLRERTHRVLTYADLHTVGGPLDTREPSRTIELHLTGNMERFAWGFDGQKYSEAKPVHFRQGERLRVTLVNDTMMNHPIHLHGMWSEVETEDGAFQVRKHTVNVQPAQQVSYAVTADNPGRWAFHCHMLYHMEAGMFREVVVS; from the coding sequence CGCCTGCAAGGGCCGGCCTTCCAGCTGGCCGTGCGCGAGGCCGCCGTGGACTTCACCGGGCGGGCGCGCAAGGCGGTGACGTTGAACGGCGGCGTGCCCGGCCCGACCCTGCGCTGGCGCGAGGGCGATGACGTCAGCATCGCCATCGACAACCAGCTGGACACGGTGACGTCGCTGCACTGGCATGGACTGATCGTGCCCGCGAACCAGGATGGCGTGCCCGGCCTCAGCTTCGACGGCATCCCGGCGCGCTCGCGTTTCACCTACCGCTTCCCCGCGAAGCAGGCCGGTACGTACTGGTACCACGCGCACAGCCGCTTCCAGGAACAGAGCGGCCTGTACGGCGCCATCGTGATCGAGCCCGCTGGCGGCAAACGCTATCCGGCCGAGCGCGAGCACGTGATCCTTATCAGCGACTGGACGGATGAAGACCCGGAAAGCGTCTACGCGAAGCTGCGCACGCGGTCGGATGTCTATAACTATGGCCAGCCGACGCTGGCGGATTTCCTCCGCGACGCGCGCAGCAAAGGCTTCCGAGACGCGGCAAGCATGCGCCGCATGTGGAACCAGATGCGCATGAACCCGACAGACCTTGCCGATGTCGGCGGCGCGACATACACGTATCTCGTCAACGGCGTGACCCCCGCTGGCAACTGGACCGGCGACTTCAAGCCGGGCGAACGCGTGCGCCTGCGGCTTATCAACGGTTCGTCGAATTCCATCTTCGACCTCCGCATCCCAGGCCTGCGCATGCAGGTGGTGGCGGCGGACGGACAGGACATCGTGCCCGTGGACGTCGATGAGCTGCGGCTTTCCGCGGCGGAAACGTACGACGTCATCGTGACGCCCACCGAGGATCGCGCATACACCGTCTTCGCACAGTCGATCGACCGCTCCGGCTACGCACGCGCCACCCTCGCGCCGCGCCCCGGCATGCGCGCCGAGGTGCCCGCGCTGGATCCGCGGCCGCGGCTGACGATGAGCGACATGATGGGTGGTGGCATGGCGATGGCCCATCACGCCAGCACGGAATACGGCCCGAATACCGACATGCACGTCGACATGCCGCGCACCAACCTCGACGATCCGGGCGTGGGCCTGCGCGAGCGCACGCATCGCGTGCTGACCTATGCGGACCTTCACACGGTGGGTGGTCCGCTGGATACGCGCGAGCCGTCGCGCACCATCGAACTGCACCTCACCGGCAACATGGAGCGCTTCGCCTGGGGCTTCGACGGCCAGAAATATTCCGAAGCGAAACCCGTGCATTTCCGCCAGGGCGAGCGGCTCCGCGTCACCCTGGTCAACGACACGATGATGAATCATCCGATCCATCTGCACGGCATGTGGAGCGAGGTCGAGACGGAAGACGGTGCGTTCCAGGTGCGCAAGCACACGGTGAACGTGCAGCCGGCGCAGCAGGTGAGTTACGCGGTCACCGCGGATAATCCCGGCCGCTGGGCGTTCCATTGCCACATGCTGTACCACATGGAAGCGGGCATGTTCCGCGAAGTGGTGGTGTCATGA